The region ACCCGGAGTACTACGAGCTGAGCCTCCCGCTGGTCCGGCCGGGCGGGCTGATCGTCGTGGACAACACGCTGTTCTTCGGCCGGGTCGTGGACCCCGCAGCCCAGGACCCCGACACCGAGGCCATCCGCGAACTCAACACCCGGCTGCACACCGACGAACGGGTCGACGTCAGCCTGCTCACCGTGGCCGACGGCATCACCCTCCTGCGTCGGCGGGCCTGACCGGTGCGTCGGCGGGGCTGACCGGCGACCACGGGGTGGGCGCGCCGGACGGGTCACGTCAGGTGCGGTGCTCGGCGCGTGCCAGGGCTTCGGCGATCCAGCGCTGCGTACGGCAGGAGTGGCAGTTTCCCTCGGGGCTGCTTCGACGGTAACGGGCCAGCCGCTCCACCGCCGCGACGTAGTACCCGGACAACTCCTCCCGGTACATCCGCTCCTGGGCGTGCACCCAGATCAGCCACGGCATCTGGTAGCAGCCACCGTCCTCGGCCCGCAGCAGGTGCGCGTCCACGAGATCGTCCAGCAGTTCCTCGGCCTGCTCCGGGCTGCACTCAAGCAGGGCGCCCACCGTCGGTGGCCGGATGCAACGCGGGGGGATCATGCCGAGCCGGCGCAGGGTCAGCCGCAGGTCCGTGCCGTTGCGGCCCTGGGCGGCCAGGTCGTCGTACGCCCGGTCCAGTGCCGTACGCACGACGAGCTCGCCGAACTGGAGCTCGTCGAGAATCCGCCGCGGGTCCGCCAGCCGGCGCGCGAGGGCGTCGAGCTTGCGATGCGTACGGTGCGCCACCCTCAGTCCGGCGACGCGCAGGGCCAGGGGCAGCCCGGAGCAGGCGTGCACGATCCAGCGGACCGCCTCGGGCGCCGCGTCCGTCTGCTCCCGCCCGATGATGCCGGCGAGCAGCCCGAGCGACTCGTCGTCGTCGAGGGCGGCCAGTTGGATGGTGCGGGACCAGTCCACGTCGACGAGGTGGGACCGGCTACTGACCAGAACCCTGCTGTCGCCGCTGCCGGGCATCAGCGGACCCACCTGGGATCCGGACGTCACATCGTCGAGTACGACCAGCACCCGGCGCCGCGCGATGACGGAGCGGTACGTGGCGAGCCGGTCGGTGCCCCGGCTCGGGACGGCGTGTTCCGGCACCCCGAGGCCGACGAGGAACCGGCCGGCGACGTCGGCGGGATCGCTCGGGCGGCCGTGGTCGTCCTCAAGGCTGGTGTAGAGCTGCCCGTCCGGGAAGTCGGCACGCGCGGCGTGGGCGGCCCGCAGCAGCAGGCTGGTCTTGCCGACGCCGGGCCCGCCGGTGATAACGGCGACCAGGGCCGGCGAGGCGGGCGAGGTGAGCAGTGCCGCGAGTTCCCGGGTCTCCGGGGCCCGGCCGGTGAAGTCGTGTACCGCGGGCGGGAGCTGCGCCGGCAGCAGCGTCTCCACCTCGACCTCCACCTCCTCCTCCGATCCGGCGCGCTCGTCGCGGACGGGATGCGCCGGCCCGCCCCAGACGGCCACCGAAGCGGGCGACTTTGCCTCCGTACGCAGGATCCGGCCCTGGATCTCCCGCAGGTCGTTGCCGGGCTCCATGCCGAATTCGGCGATCAGATCCGCCCGGGTACGCCGGTACAGCTCAAGCGCCTCGGGCTGCTGACCCGCACGGGCGAGAGCCAGCATGAGCCGACCGACGAACGCCTCGTTGAACGGTTGCTCGGCGACGATCTGCCGTAGCTCGGGCAGCAGCTCGGCGTGCCGCCCCAGGAACAGCTGCATGTCCACCCGCCAGCCCAGCGCCTGCAACCGCAACTCCCGCAGGTGGACGCCCTCGGAATCGCGCAGACGCGGCGACGGCACGTCCAGGAAGGGGTCGTTGCGCCACAGACCGAGACCCTGGTCGAGTTCTGCCACGGCGCCGGGCAGGTCGTCCCGCTCGGCGAGCCGCTTCGCCGCCCGCCGGTGCGCGTGGAACCGGCCGAGATCCGTCTCGTCCTCCTCGGCCCGCAGGAGGTAGCCGGGGGCACGGGTGACGATCCGCTCCGCCCCGGCCTTGCCGAGGACCTGGCGCAGCCGCATGACGTAGGTCCGGACGGTGGCCGCCGCACTGGGCGGCAGCGGGTTGTCCCAGACGAGCTTCGCTATGCGGTCGACGGGCACCACCTTGTTCGGAGACAGCAGAAGTGTCGTCAACACGACCCGCTGCCGGGGAGCTGAAATCGTGACCTCGCTGTCACCGGAGCGGACCACCAACGGGCCAAGAAAGAGAAACTCCACTATTTGCTCACTTCAGCCGAGCGTTTCCCTGCCAGGGGAAACCCACCCCCGTGTTGTCATCTGTTGTACACGTGAGGAAGGCTCCGGATTTGACGACGAAGTTAAATCCCGGTGGGCAAAATCGAGCACCCGGTACACAATTGGCCAGCACGGCGATGCCGGATGTTGCATTGATATGCATAAACGCAATATCACCGGTGGACCGGCACCCACCGCACCCGGGTATAGACGATCTCGATCTT is a window of Micromonospora sp. NBC_01699 DNA encoding:
- a CDS encoding AfsR/SARP family transcriptional regulator, with translation MEFLFLGPLVVRSGDSEVTISAPRQRVVLTTLLLSPNKVVPVDRIAKLVWDNPLPPSAAATVRTYVMRLRQVLGKAGAERIVTRAPGYLLRAEEDETDLGRFHAHRRAAKRLAERDDLPGAVAELDQGLGLWRNDPFLDVPSPRLRDSEGVHLRELRLQALGWRVDMQLFLGRHAELLPELRQIVAEQPFNEAFVGRLMLALARAGQQPEALELYRRTRADLIAEFGMEPGNDLREIQGRILRTEAKSPASVAVWGGPAHPVRDERAGSEEEVEVEVETLLPAQLPPAVHDFTGRAPETRELAALLTSPASPALVAVITGGPGVGKTSLLLRAAHAARADFPDGQLYTSLEDDHGRPSDPADVAGRFLVGLGVPEHAVPSRGTDRLATYRSVIARRRVLVVLDDVTSGSQVGPLMPGSGDSRVLVSSRSHLVDVDWSRTIQLAALDDDESLGLLAGIIGREQTDAAPEAVRWIVHACSGLPLALRVAGLRVAHRTHRKLDALARRLADPRRILDELQFGELVVRTALDRAYDDLAAQGRNGTDLRLTLRRLGMIPPRCIRPPTVGALLECSPEQAEELLDDLVDAHLLRAEDGGCYQMPWLIWVHAQERMYREELSGYYVAAVERLARYRRSSPEGNCHSCRTQRWIAEALARAEHRT